From Micromonospora rifamycinica, a single genomic window includes:
- a CDS encoding ROK family protein: MPKSPTVDGQPSGDSRRRSLGALLRRVHLGGPVSRAGLAEWLGVNRSTVLALTSELVAAGLVREGFPELTGRAGRPSLVVRPASDRVYVLAFDIAVDRLVAARVGLGGEIQDRREAHRARAGVDLETVVGVLADLGRQLHRSAAEGAVCVGVGASYCGMIRPGDGMVRFGPDLGWVDQAFGAELERRLDLGLPVLVGNEAHLGALAEHQRGVGVGVRNLVYLHGDVGVGGGIIVGGELLGGDGGYGSEVGHMLVNPYDGRPCGCGSRGCLEAEVGERALLDAAGRPADLIGRDAVREVVEAAGRGEPAARDALRTVGDWLGIGVANVINLFNPGMVVFGGVLREVYRGAAPHVQRRIAANVLPVSRTRAQLRVCALGDDATLVGAAELGFARLLADPLGVRAG; the protein is encoded by the coding sequence ATGCCGAAGAGTCCGACCGTGGACGGGCAGCCGTCGGGGGACAGCCGCCGCCGGAGCCTGGGGGCGCTGCTGCGGCGGGTGCACCTCGGCGGGCCGGTGTCCCGCGCCGGGCTGGCCGAGTGGCTGGGCGTCAACCGCAGCACCGTCCTGGCGCTCACCTCGGAGCTGGTCGCGGCCGGGCTGGTGCGCGAGGGCTTCCCCGAGCTGACCGGCCGGGCCGGGCGACCGTCCCTGGTGGTCCGGCCGGCGTCCGACCGGGTGTACGTGCTCGCCTTCGACATCGCGGTGGACCGGTTGGTGGCCGCCCGGGTGGGGTTGGGCGGGGAGATCCAGGACCGCCGGGAGGCGCACCGGGCCCGGGCGGGGGTCGACCTGGAGACCGTGGTGGGGGTGCTGGCCGACCTGGGGCGTCAGCTGCACCGGTCGGCGGCCGAGGGGGCGGTCTGTGTGGGGGTCGGCGCGTCGTACTGCGGGATGATCCGGCCCGGCGACGGGATGGTGCGGTTCGGCCCGGACCTGGGCTGGGTGGACCAGGCGTTCGGCGCGGAACTGGAGCGGCGGCTCGATCTCGGCCTGCCGGTGCTGGTCGGCAACGAGGCGCACCTGGGCGCGCTGGCCGAGCACCAGCGCGGCGTGGGCGTCGGGGTGCGGAACCTGGTCTACCTGCACGGCGACGTCGGGGTCGGTGGCGGGATCATCGTGGGCGGCGAACTGCTCGGCGGTGACGGCGGGTACGGCTCCGAGGTGGGCCACATGCTGGTCAACCCGTACGACGGCAGGCCCTGCGGGTGCGGCTCACGCGGCTGCCTGGAGGCGGAGGTCGGCGAGCGGGCGCTGCTCGACGCCGCCGGTCGGCCCGCCGACCTGATCGGCCGGGACGCGGTCCGCGAGGTGGTCGAGGCGGCCGGTCGCGGCGAGCCGGCGGCCCGCGACGCGCTGCGGACCGTCGGCGACTGGCTGGGCATCGGGGTGGCGAACGTGATCAACCTGTTCAACCCCGGCATGGTGGTCTTCGGCGGCGTGCTGCGCGAGGTGTACCGGGGCGCGGCCCCCCACGTCCAGCGGAGGATCGCCGCCAACGTCCTGCCGGTCTCCCGGACCCGGGCCCAACTACGGGTCTGCGCCCTCGGCGACGACGCCACCCTGGTCGGCGCGGCGGAACTCGGCTTCGCCCGGCTGCTCGCCGACCCGCTGGGCGTCCGGGCCGGCTGA
- a CDS encoding LLM class flavin-dependent oxidoreductase — MTDYGHELLFGAFLTPDARQPEQVVARARFCEQVGLDLVTFQDHPYQPGFLDTWTLMSYLAAATSRIRLAGNVLNLPLRQPVVLARSVASLDLLSGGRVELGLGAGAFWDAIEANGGRRLTPGQSVDALDEAIRIVREVWAADRRGGVRVDGGHYRVVGAKRGPAPAHPVGIWVGAYKPRLLRLVGRTADGWLPSLSYLPQGPAGLAGPTALVDEGAAAAGRDPAEVRRLLNVSGRFTRTGAGFLDGPPQQWVRELTDLVLAHGTSGFILGADDPASLQVFAQEVAPAVRELVAAERSATAGPGPAGSGSTARVDPDGGVRAGSGAGSPVVRSAGPAGGQAREVVRAGGATGLAVTPTPAPQVRHSDHRLWDESTRPVAPPAPAGHVYSPQARAAGGHLVDVHDHLRRELGEIRDLLDQVRRGVVSAGEARGVLNRMTLRQNNWTLGAYCAAYCTLVTQHHGLEDDAIFPHLRRADPGLVPVIDRLEQEHVVIHEVVEGVDRALVALIGDPARLAGLQQAVDVLTDTLLSHLAYEEQSIVEPLARYGFYPGQL; from the coding sequence ATGACCGACTACGGACACGAGTTGCTGTTCGGCGCCTTCCTCACCCCCGACGCCCGGCAGCCGGAGCAGGTCGTCGCCCGGGCCAGGTTCTGCGAGCAGGTGGGTCTGGATCTGGTCACCTTCCAGGACCACCCCTACCAGCCGGGTTTCCTCGACACCTGGACGCTGATGTCCTACCTGGCGGCGGCGACCAGCCGGATCCGGCTGGCCGGCAACGTGCTCAACCTGCCGCTGCGGCAGCCGGTGGTGCTGGCCCGCAGCGTCGCCAGCCTGGACCTGCTCAGCGGCGGCCGGGTCGAACTCGGCCTCGGTGCGGGCGCGTTCTGGGACGCCATCGAGGCCAACGGGGGCCGACGGCTCACCCCCGGCCAGTCGGTGGACGCCCTCGACGAGGCGATCCGGATCGTCCGGGAGGTGTGGGCCGCCGACCGGCGGGGCGGGGTGCGGGTCGACGGCGGGCACTACCGGGTGGTCGGCGCGAAGCGCGGTCCCGCCCCGGCGCACCCGGTGGGGATCTGGGTCGGCGCGTACAAGCCGAGGTTGTTGCGGCTGGTCGGGCGGACGGCGGACGGCTGGTTGCCGTCCCTGTCGTACCTGCCGCAGGGGCCGGCGGGGCTGGCCGGCCCCACCGCGCTGGTCGACGAGGGCGCGGCGGCGGCCGGACGGGATCCCGCCGAGGTGCGGCGGTTGCTGAACGTCTCCGGCCGGTTCACCCGTACCGGCGCGGGTTTCCTCGACGGGCCGCCGCAGCAGTGGGTGCGGGAGCTGACCGACCTGGTGCTGGCCCACGGCACCTCCGGGTTCATCCTCGGCGCCGACGACCCGGCCAGCCTCCAGGTGTTCGCCCAGGAGGTCGCCCCCGCCGTCCGCGAGCTGGTCGCCGCCGAGCGGAGCGCGACGGCCGGTCCCGGTCCGGCGGGGTCCGGGTCGACCGCCCGGGTCGACCCGGACGGGGGCGTCCGGGCCGGGTCGGGCGCGGGTTCGCCGGTGGTGCGCTCCGCCGGGCCGGCGGGTGGGCAGGCACGGGAGGTCGTCCGGGCCGGGGGCGCGACCGGACTGGCGGTCACCCCCACCCCCGCCCCGCAGGTACGGCACAGCGACCACCGGCTCTGGGACGAGTCGACCCGGCCGGTCGCCCCGCCCGCCCCGGCCGGGCACGTCTACTCCCCGCAGGCCCGGGCCGCCGGCGGTCACCTGGTCGACGTGCACGACCACCTGCGTCGGGAACTCGGCGAGATCCGCGACCTGCTCGACCAGGTCCGCCGGGGGGTGGTGTCCGCCGGGGAGGCCCGGGGCGTGCTCAACCGGATGACCCTGCGGCAGAACAACTGGACGCTGGGGGCGTACTGCGCCGCCTACTGCACGCTGGTCACCCAGCACCACGGGCTGGAGGACGACGCGATCTTCCCGCACCTGCGGCGGGCCGATCCGGGGCTGGTCCCGGTGATCGACCGGCTGGAGCAGGAACACGTCGTCATCCACGAGGTCGTCGAGGGCGTCGACCGGGCGCTGGTCGCGCTGATCGGCGACCCGGCGCGGCTGGCCGGCCTCCAGCAGGCGGTGGACGTGCTCACCGACACCCTGCTGTCCCACCTGGCCTACGAGGAGCAGAGCATCGTGGAACCCCTGGCCCGGTACGGCTTCTACCCCGGCCAGCTCTGA
- a CDS encoding DUF1349 domain-containing protein codes for MTTTWNVPGLPFAVSPSPETAWTVAEASGTVTAMATPRSDIFIDPGPGTPPDVGATLDAPTLLGLPPDGDFQFSARVTVDFTATYDAGVLLLWVDERHWGKLCFEFSPDGEPMIVSVVARGVADDANAFGVDTRTVWLRVSRVDHAFAYHASVDGRTWRMVRYFTVDGAATAATIGLEAQSPTGDGCRVTFDDIRFTRDRLADLRDGS; via the coding sequence ATGACCACCACCTGGAACGTGCCGGGCCTTCCGTTCGCCGTGTCGCCGTCCCCCGAGACGGCGTGGACGGTCGCCGAGGCCAGCGGCACGGTGACCGCCATGGCGACCCCGCGCAGCGACATCTTCATCGATCCGGGCCCGGGCACCCCGCCCGACGTCGGGGCGACCCTCGACGCGCCGACCCTGCTCGGCCTCCCCCCGGACGGCGACTTCCAGTTCAGCGCGCGGGTCACCGTCGACTTCACCGCCACCTACGACGCGGGGGTGCTGCTGCTCTGGGTCGACGAGCGGCACTGGGGAAAGCTCTGCTTCGAGTTCTCCCCCGACGGCGAACCCATGATCGTCTCAGTGGTCGCCCGGGGGGTCGCCGACGACGCCAACGCCTTCGGTGTCGACACCCGGACGGTCTGGCTGCGGGTGTCCCGGGTCGACCACGCCTTCGCCTACCACGCCTCGGTCGACGGGCGGACCTGGCGGATGGTCCGGTACTTCACCGTGGACGGCGCGGCCACCGCGGCCACGATCGGCCTCGAGGCGCAGTCGCCGACCGGGGACGGCTGCCGGGTCACCTTCGACGACATCCGGTTCACCCGCGACCGGCTGGCCGACCTGCGCGACGGCTCCTGA
- the sthA gene encoding Si-specific NAD(P)(+) transhydrogenase: MYDYDLLVLGSGPSGQKAAIAAAKLGRRVGIVDRRDMIGGVCINTGTVPSKTLREAVLYLTGLSQRDLYGSSYRVKEEITVGDLAARTQHVINRQTDVIRNQLARNRVALITGTGRFADPHSIWVDGGSGHESKITFDKVVIAAGTRPARPDSVDFDDRTIVDSDGVINLQAVPRSMVVVGAGVIGMEYASMFAALGTKVTVVERRDAMLDFCDEEIVESLKYHLRDLSVTFRFGEEVAAVEKHQTAALCILKSGKKIVADTVMYSAGRQGQTDNLALDAAGLEADKRGRIAVDEHYRTSVEHIYAVGDVIGFPALASTSMEQGRMAALHACGEPVRELQELQPIGIYTIPEISFVGKTEEELTNSATPFEVGIARYRELARGQIVGDSYGMLKLLVSPQDGRLLGVHVFGTGATEIVHIGQTVMGCGGTVDYLIDTVFNYPTLSEAYKVAALDAANKIRNITRIDG, encoded by the coding sequence GTGTATGACTACGACCTGTTGGTGCTGGGCTCCGGGCCCAGCGGTCAGAAGGCGGCCATCGCCGCCGCGAAGCTCGGTAGGCGGGTCGGCATCGTGGACCGCCGCGACATGATCGGTGGGGTGTGCATCAACACCGGCACCGTCCCCTCCAAGACGCTCCGCGAGGCCGTGCTCTACCTGACCGGCCTCAGTCAGCGGGACCTGTACGGCAGCAGCTACCGGGTCAAGGAGGAGATCACGGTCGGCGACCTGGCCGCCCGGACGCAACACGTGATCAACCGGCAGACCGACGTCATCCGCAACCAGCTGGCCCGTAACCGGGTCGCGCTGATCACCGGCACCGGCCGGTTCGCCGACCCGCACTCGATCTGGGTGGACGGCGGCTCCGGGCACGAGTCGAAGATCACTTTCGACAAGGTCGTCATCGCGGCGGGCACCCGGCCGGCCCGACCGGACAGCGTCGACTTCGACGACCGCACGATCGTCGACTCCGACGGGGTGATCAATCTCCAGGCGGTGCCGCGCAGCATGGTGGTGGTCGGCGCGGGCGTGATCGGCATGGAGTACGCCTCCATGTTCGCCGCGCTCGGCACCAAGGTGACAGTGGTGGAACGCCGTGACGCGATGCTCGACTTCTGCGACGAGGAGATCGTCGAGTCACTCAAGTACCACCTGCGTGACCTGTCGGTGACGTTCCGCTTCGGCGAGGAGGTCGCCGCGGTGGAGAAGCACCAGACGGCGGCGCTGTGCATCCTCAAGAGCGGCAAGAAGATCGTCGCCGACACGGTCATGTACTCCGCCGGCCGGCAGGGACAGACCGACAACCTCGCCCTCGACGCGGCCGGGCTGGAGGCCGACAAGCGCGGCCGGATCGCGGTGGACGAGCACTACCGCACCAGCGTGGAGCACATCTACGCGGTGGGTGACGTGATCGGCTTCCCGGCGCTGGCGTCCACCTCGATGGAGCAGGGCCGGATGGCGGCGCTGCACGCGTGCGGGGAGCCGGTACGCGAACTCCAGGAGCTGCAGCCGATCGGCATCTACACGATCCCGGAGATCAGCTTCGTCGGGAAGACCGAGGAGGAGCTGACCAACAGCGCGACGCCGTTCGAGGTCGGCATCGCCCGCTACCGCGAACTGGCCCGGGGGCAGATCGTCGGCGATTCGTACGGCATGTTGAAGCTGCTCGTCTCCCCGCAGGACGGTCGGCTGCTCGGGGTACACGTGTTCGGCACCGGCGCGACCGAGATCGTCCACATCGGGCAGACGGTGATGGGCTGCGGTGGGACGGTCGACTACCTGATCGACACGGTGTTCAACTACCCGACGCTGTCCGAGGCGTACAAGGTCGCCGCCCTGGACGCGGCCAACAAGATCCGCAACATCACCCGGATCGACGGCTGA
- a CDS encoding glycoside hydrolase family 43 protein — translation MHPRRTWLPALTAVVVALVAGTAAAPAAAATPQPVYAPSGGIADPGVVRHNNTFVVFATGTRAPAHRGETASGPWTALDTTLGSVPDWAENGAVWAPDAVRTATGWVLYYSLPAKGKNGQRCIGAATSDTVDGPYAPVGAAPLICPGGAHGADDVVAGRPVAAAGVIDPSPFEDADGKRFVLYKTQQTPSSIRMLRLDDTGTRWVGNASGELVRNSGIIENPVLRQRGSTYVLFASRYGYDNCSYATVYLTSTDRWNFQGKTEHPLLTTAGTGICGPGGADLVPALVDDEQRLFLHGWVCAGTTPCRQRADGSLPADARRALYAAIFRWDGATPRVGALL, via the coding sequence ATGCATCCACGAAGGACCTGGCTGCCGGCGTTGACCGCCGTCGTGGTGGCGCTCGTCGCCGGCACCGCCGCCGCGCCCGCCGCCGCGGCCACCCCGCAACCGGTGTACGCCCCCTCGGGCGGGATCGCCGATCCCGGCGTGGTGCGGCACAACAACACCTTCGTCGTGTTCGCCACCGGCACCCGCGCCCCGGCCCACCGGGGTGAGACCGCCTCCGGTCCGTGGACCGCCCTCGACACGACCCTCGGTTCCGTCCCGGACTGGGCCGAGAACGGCGCGGTGTGGGCACCCGACGCGGTCCGTACCGCCACCGGCTGGGTGCTCTACTACTCGTTGCCCGCCAAGGGCAAGAACGGGCAGCGGTGCATCGGGGCCGCCACCTCCGACACCGTCGACGGGCCGTACGCGCCGGTGGGCGCCGCGCCGCTGATCTGCCCGGGTGGCGCGCACGGCGCGGACGACGTGGTGGCGGGGCGGCCGGTCGCCGCCGCCGGCGTGATCGACCCGTCCCCGTTCGAGGACGCCGACGGCAAGCGGTTCGTGCTCTACAAGACGCAGCAGACCCCGTCGTCGATCCGGATGCTGCGGCTCGACGACACGGGCACCCGCTGGGTCGGCAACGCCAGCGGCGAACTGGTCCGCAACAGCGGCATCATCGAGAACCCGGTGCTGCGCCAGCGGGGTTCCACGTACGTGCTGTTCGCCTCCCGGTACGGCTACGACAACTGCAGCTACGCCACCGTCTACCTCACCTCCACCGACCGGTGGAACTTCCAGGGCAAGACCGAGCACCCGCTGCTCACCACCGCCGGCACCGGGATCTGCGGCCCGGGCGGCGCGGATCTCGTCCCGGCCCTGGTCGACGACGAGCAGCGGCTCTTCCTGCACGGATGGGTCTGCGCCGGCACCACCCCCTGCCGGCAGCGGGCCGACGGTTCACTGCCGGCCGACGCCCGCCGGGCGCTCTACGCGGCGATCTTCCGCTGGGACGGCGCGACGCCCCGCGTCGGCGCACTCCTCTGA